Genomic window (Leptospira kanakyensis):
ACAAGGAAACATTCTTTTCCAATTAAAAAATCTTCCGCTGAATTTACAGAAAGGAGATCGAATTTTATCGATACTACCGGTTTGGCATATTTTTGAGAGGATATTTGAAATCTTTAGTTTGTACTATGGAGCTTGTACTTACTATAGTAGTGTTCGCACCTTAAAAGAAGATTTAAAGTTTGTGAAACCAAATTTTATGGCTTCGGCACCGCGGCTTTGGGAAAGTATTTATTCAGGAATTTTAGGAACACTGGCAAAATCATCGGTGGTAAAACAAAAGATGTTTCAAATTGCAATGTTCTTTGCCAAAAGATTTTTTGTTTCGAGACAAATCATTACTGGAAATGTTTTGGACATCCATCCGGTTGTCTTTTGGAAACAAACCATTCGTTTTGTTTACCATCTGTATCGATTCTTTTTAGTGAGTGTTCCTCATTTGGTTTTTGATTTTTTAGTTTTATCAAAAATTCGAAAAGCAACAGGTGGGGAACTTCGTGGATCTTGTTCCGGTGGGGGAGCACTGCCATACCATGTGGATGAATTTTTTAATACCATTGGAATTCCTGTTTTAGAAGGGTATGGGATGACTGAAACGGCACCTGTGCTTGCTATGCGGACATTTGAAGAAATCATTCCTGGTTCTGTCGGAAGGGTTTTTCCAAAAACTAATTTAAGGCTTGTGGATCTTCATACAGGAGAAGTTTTTTTAGATACTGAAGTTGGTAAATTTGTATTTGGAAGAAAGGGTGAAATCCATGTAAAGGGAAAACAAATTATGGCAGGTTATTACAAAAACCCAGATGCCACAAATAAAGTTTTGGTGGATGGATGGCTAAATACAGGTGACTTGGGTATTTTTACAGCAAACCATAACCTTCGAATTGTAGGACGTTCGAAAGAAACCATTGTTTTGTTAGGTGGTGAAAATGTGGAACCAGTCCCAATTGAATCCAAAATTTTGGAGTCTGAATGGATTGACCAATGTATGGTGGTAGGCCAAGACCAAAAGTATTTGAGTGTTCTTGTATATCCAAACATCACCCGCTTTGAGGAACCACTAGCGGGAGAGTTTTGGAATCAGAAAGAGGTGATTCAAAAAATTGAATCCGAAATCAAAACAAAAGTAAATTCACAAACTGGATTCAAATCGTTTGAAAGGGTTGTGGGTCTTGTGGTTTTACCAAAACCATTTGAAGTGGGTGATGAATTGACGGCAAAACTTTCTTTAAAAAGACATGTGATCACTGACAAATACAAAGCAGAGATATCTAAATTGTATACCAATCAGTCAGTAACAAGTTAATTTGTTTTAATCTGGGGTTGTAATCAATTAGTGGGGGATTAATTTCCTCCACTAATCCTTGTAATGTTGATGCTAAAACTTCTTTCTGATTCTTTTCCACTAAAATCTTTGGTTTGTACTTTGATGGTATTTTCTCCTGCTTTTAAATTCAGAATGCCTACCAAATAACGATCTTTAAAAAACAAATCATCAAAACTATGTCCCTCTTTGGTTTTCCATTTACCTTCTTCAAACCGTAACGAGGAAAAGTTGGCTTGTTTGTAAGCCTCTCCATTGAAGAGAAATTTTACATCTTTCACACCGCGGCGTTGGCTATTTTTAACACCACCGTCAATGATACTGACCGTAAGAGGAAAGGCCTTGGAAACATTGATATTGTCGCCATCATTTAAATTTGTAAAGTTTTCACCTACGTGAATGAAGAGATTGGCAATTTGTGGAGGCATCGTGTCTTCTACCGCAGGGAGATAGGCCAAAGGATCTAGAAGGGTTTTTCCATAGTCCTTTCCTAAAACAAAATGTAAGTGGCCCCCAGTCGAATGGCCTGTGTTTCCAGAGATTCCAATGGTATCACCAGCAGATATCTGTTTGCCGGTTCTTACTGTCTCATTCCTAGTGCCCCCAAGATGGTAATAACCACTCACATAACCGCTTTTATGTGCCACCCAGACAATATTTCCCGAACCTCTCTCCTCTTCAAAGGGATCATCTTCCGCATAACGGGAGTATAGAATGAAACCCTGGCTCATACTTTTGACGGGTTGTAAAACCGAAGAAATATCCAGACCATTGTGAAAATGATCCTTTCTTGATTCCCCAAAAGTACTCGTGATGAGAGCTGGCAAATCCAAACCCTGGATGGGCCAAACGAACTCGGGTTTTGTTTCGGATACAGGTTCTTCTGCGAAAATAAAACTTGCCAAGAGACCGAAGACTACAACAATACTTCTCATGTTTAGAGAAGTCTCGCAGCAGGTTCCTTTTTAGGAAAGTAGATAATGAAACTGACTTCTCATACCAACGAAGAAATTTTAGAAATTGTTAAGGCCTGCGGTGCTGGTGACCAAAAGTCGCTACAAACGTTTTTTGACATCTATTCACAAGATATTTATAATTTCCCCATCCGTGTTTTCCACTTAAGCGAGGACGATGCATCCGATTATTATATTTATGCATTCGAACGCCTAAAAACCGGGAAACGGTTCAAAAGTTTTGTGGGAAAATCCAGCTTCAAAACTTGGTTTTTTTCAGTTCTCAGAAATTTACTCATCGATTGGCAGCGCACAAAACGAGAAGTCAAAACCCAAACTGTATCCAAAGTCAATAAAGATGGGAAAGAATACAGCACCATCGAAGACGAACCGGACAAAAGGTCAGAAGCGCTGGCTTTGGCAGTGGATGTTTCCGACCAATTTAATTCGGTATTATCCACAATCAAAATTGAGAACCGTGTGGTGTTCAAACTGTCCTTTGTTTATTACCTCCATTTGGATCCGGAAGAGATCCGATTCATTGCGGAGAAAACAAATCGTTCGGATGAAGAAATCCGCATCGAAGTTCTCAGGCTCCGTGAGGAACTTTCTAGCCGCGAAGAAGAAAACTTAAAGATGGAAGATAAAATCACTTCTTTGTATTTGAATATTCTGGATTTGAAGGAACAAAAAAAATCCAAAGCCCAGGGAGATTCCGTAGAAGCACTATATTATAAAGAACGATTGGACCATGCATTGGCCAAAAAGTATGAGCAAAGGAAGAAACTCATCGAGAAAAAACAAAAAGGGCACTTCCTTGTCCGCACCCCTTACCGCGAAATTGCCCGAATCTTAGGGATTTCCGAGGGTGGGGTCAGTGTCACCTTGCTCCGAGTTCTGGAAAAAATGCAAAAAAAAATGCATTCGATGGCTGGAGAGGCGTAATTTCCTTCGTCTTAATTTACAGGGTGGAATTTGACATGGAAAATCAGGGATTTAACGCAAACGTTCTGGAATTAGCTAGAGGGCTTTTTGCCCGAGGTGAATTTCCGAGTGAGGATGAGTTGCAAAGTCATCCTGATTTACTAGAGGCTTTTTTATTTTGTGAAGAGGCATTCTTTGCAAACCTACGTGGGGAAACGGTAGCCAACCACTCCTTCGCCGAGACTTGGGACTTAGCCAAGGCTGAACTAACCTTAAAACAATCTCCCGTTGCCTTACCGGAATTTTTAAAAGAATACACTCGTAAAAACCTAACTCTTCCTGAAAAAAAAGACAGCCTCATCGTTCGTCTCACACAGTCGGGGATTCGGGTGATCGATAGTTTGGTGGAATCCTTACAAATCAAAGAAAGTTTTGAATTTGCTCCTTCGATGCGGTCTGCCTCTGCTGAGGTGCGTTCTGGGGATGCCAATTCCGTTATCTTTGAGGAAACCACTAGCGAAGACCAAAAGTTCTATTACCAAATCGTCAAAGAAAACCAAGGAGAGGTCTATCTTTCTGTCAAAGCAGAGGGATCCCCCGCTTTCCAACAGGTCAACTTACGACGAGAAGGAAGGTTCATTTTGTCCAGCAAAATCAATTTAGAAGGCAGTGCTAGTTTTTCGGGTTTAGTCCCTGGTAGTTACACCATAGAGTTTGTAGGATCTGGCCAATCAAAATCGTTTGACTTGTCTATCCTCGTTGGATAGGTTCATGGGAGCATGCTCTCCCTTATCATCGATAGAGTTGGTAACGTCAATATCTTCAATGTTTTGGAAGATAATCTTCCTGTAGAAGAATCCCATATACAATCCACGTTAGATGACGACCTAATTTTTGAATATTTAGGTGAAGTTGAAAGATTGGTTCATGTTTCCCAGTCGGTTCTTTCCAATCCGAACCAAATTCTGAATGCTGATATTCTGCAAGACTTGAAAGTGTTAGGTGAAACCTTTTACCAACAGTTTTTTCCTCTTTCCATTATTGAAAAATTAAAAAATACCTCCAAACATAGCATTCATTTTAATATTGATCCGGCACTCGCATTAGTTCCTTGGGAGCTTTTGCATGATGGAACTAGTTTTCTTTCCGATAAATTTCGCATTGGTAAAACCATTCGTGGAGGGTTACACCGTCCCACCAGGCATGAAAACCGAAAGATAAAGATGCTCATCATTGCCGATCCCACAGAAGACCTTCCTCATGCACAAAAAGAAGGGGAAGTTTTATTTTCTGTACTCAGCCAAAAGGTTCCTACACATCTTTTGGAATTAGAATTTATCGGTGGTAAACAAGTCACCAAACTTAAGTTACTTTCTCTTATTAAGGATAAACATATCATTCATTATTCGGGGCATCTTCATTTTTCGGATGATTCATTGGAAAATGGTTGGTTGTTATCTGACGGCAAAGTTTTAAAAGCAAGGGAAATCAAATCGACAGGAATCGATACAGATTTAGTATTTTCCAATTCTTGTATGTCTGCAAAATATGCAGGTAAAAAATTGAATACAAACATTATGAACCAATATGCAGGAGCATTTTTAACTGCAGGTATCAAAACCTTTGTCGGAACCAATTGGGAAATTTTAGACAACGAAAGAACAATTGATTTCACAGTTCGATTTTATACTTATTTGTTTTCGGATAAAACTGTAGGTGAGTCTTTGTTTTTGTCCAAAGAATTCGCAAGACGTAACTATCACGCCAACGATTTGACTTGGGCAAACTATGCATTGTACGGGAATCCAGATTTTTCAATGTTTGTCAAAGAAAGAAGAAGTTTGAATTCTGCAAAAATTTTAAATCCAACAGCAGTTTTGGAATTTTATCCCACACCCATTGCGGTCGCTTATTCAAAGTTATCTAAATCTGATAAATCAAAATCATCAGGTAAAAATAACATTTTAAATTTGGTTAAATTGTTTGAGGCCATCAGCCAAGTAGTGGGAATGATGGTGTTTAGTGACCATGCTGCCCATGCAATGAACAAATCAATCCCGAATAACCCTGATGATGCGGTATCGATCCGTAAATGGTGGGAGTTGGTTTATGGTTGTGTTTGGGATTTTCAAAAATTAAAAATCTCTAGTATTTTGGAAGAAACTTTGCCTGTTCTACATGAACAAAAGGAAACCATTTTCAAAATTGTGGGATGGATGGAATCTTGGGAAAAAGATGAAATCAAAGAAGAAGAAATTGAGTCTTACCAAATCATTTTGCAGTTTTTTTTAGAAAATATGTTACTTGAGTTTGCGGAACTGGAACGAGTCAATATCCTTTTAGTTTCTGAAAATCAAAACCCACATTTTTATTTTAAAGGAATCAAACCTGCTTATTTGTATCCATCTTCCCCTGGTTCCAAAGATAAATTACAAGAACAACTTTCTAAACATAAAGGAAATCTTGTTTTGGTTCATGAAGGCCGAAAAATTTTGATTCCTTTCCATACTTATGTTAAGGAAAAAAAAGAAACGGGAGATTTGGAACTTGTGTTTAACGGTCTCACCCTTTTTGTTTCTGGAGCCGCGAAGAATTGAGTTTATGCCATCCAGGTGTTGGTAACGTTTCTTGTGGTGCTTGTTGTGGTTTATTCAATTTAAAACTACAACCAAAAGAATTTAAAACTTTATTATTAGAAAGAACCGAAGAATTTAAAACCACTGTCAACTTTGAAGTTCGACATAGTTTCCCTGTTTTCCGAAAGAACAGAGAGAATAAAGAAACACATCTTCCTAAAAAAGACGATATGACTTATAACTGTCCTTTTTTAGGATACGTGGATCCAAACAAAGGGCGGATAGGATGTATGATCCATCCTATCTTTACCGGAGATCCAAAAAGCCAAAACTTTTCCTTTTATGGAGCTTCTATTTGCCAAGCCTATGATTGTAAAAATAAAGAAAGTGTTTTGGCCGATCATTGGGAATCACTATTTGCAGAAATGGCAAAAGACTCTGTCGAGTATTCGTTTTTAGCGGCAGACCATATTTTTGTTTCTGCGTTGGAAAAATTTTTCCAACTCGAACAGTCAAATATGGAATATGTATTTCAGAATTTGAGACTTGAGTTAATGGAAATATTTCGAACCAGGCTTATCACCTCAAATGAAAAAAACTTCACTTCGTTTGAAATCAATTATGAAAGTTTTCCGGACAGTAAGGCTTTAGATATTTATTTTTTAAATGAGATCGGTGAATTTTGGAAAGAGTGGAAGACTGAGTTTCAGAAAAAAAATCCCGGATAAAGTTACCTATCCGGGCTTTTATTAAAATTGAATTTGATTAAGCTTTAGATGTAACAGTTGCTACTTTTGCTTTTGCATCAGCTACAACAGTGTTTGCTTTTCCAATGATTGTTTCTACTTGAGAAATTCCTTCTTGAAGGTACTTTCTAAGATTTACAGAAACTTCGCTTTGGTCTTGAGCGCCTTTAGCAGCTAGGTTTTGAAATCCAGCATTGATATCAGAAAAAGCTTTTTCAGCTTCGATTTTTGCTGTGTTTACTGCGCCTAGGATGAAGTTTAATCCGTCTTTTACTTGTTGTTCCATTTTCATTTCCCCTTTTTCGGTTCTTGTTTTGTGCAATGCACTATCTCTTTTTGTGCGGCGCACAGGGATTTGTCAACCTGTTTTTGTATTTTTTTCCCGCATCGCACCAAAAAAATGGATAGATGCCTCACCCGGAATTTTTGCCCATCCAGTGGAAATCCACTCATTTAGAACTTCTCGACCAACGAATTCTCCCAGGGAAAAAGGAATTTTTAAAACTAACCACTGCGGAAGAGACTATTTCCGCAATCCGAGAAATGGCTGTTAGGGGAGCCCCTGCCATTGCCATCACTGGTGTTTTTGGTTTGACCTTAGGCGCCAAATTACAGTCAGGTGCTGCGAATCCAAAAGAAATAGAAACCTTACTTTCTTCTGTTTTAGAGTCTCGTCCAACGGCCGTTAATTTGAGTTTTGCCATTCGGGAAGCAAAAAAATTAGTACAAGGTGTTTCTGATTGGAAAGAGATAACAAAAATTTGGGAAACGTACGGTCTGAAAATGATGGAAGAAGATTTGGCTGCCAATAAAGCACTTGGTGCTAATGGAGTTTCACTGTTTTCTAAAGACCAATCCGAATTTCATATCATCACTCATTGTAATACGGGAGCTCTGGCAACAGCAGGGCATGGAACGGCACTTGGTGTCATTCGGAGCCTACGTGATGCGGGAAAAAAAGTGGTAGTTTATGCAGATGAAACTAGGCCTTTTTTACAAGGATCAAGGCTTACCGCTTTTGAGATGATGGAAGAGGGAATTGAATGTTATATCATTACCGATGGAATGAGTGGCTGGCTGATGAACCATCGTAAAATTGATGCCGTGCTTGTTGGTTGCGACCGTGTTGCTGCCAATGGAGATACTGCCAATAAAATAGGGACTTATAATTTGGGGATAGTGGCCAAAGAACATGGTGTTCCTTTTTATGTCTGTGCCACTAAAGATAGTTTTGACCTAAATTTAAAAACAGGTGTAGAAATTCCCATCGAAATGCGTAAAGAATCAGAGGTCACCCAGTTTGACTTTTTGAAATCTGAAAATGGAAATTATTTATTTCCGGAAGGGAAAACTTCACCTGTCGGAGCAAGGGCTTTGAATCCCTCGTTTGATGTCACAAAAGCTCATTTAATTAAAAACTTTATTACAGAATTTGGATGTTTTACGCCAGAGGAGATTTCTCTTCGTCTAAAGTCTGTATGACGGAAAAGATAATTTTAGGTGGTGGATGTTTTTGGTGTACGGAGGCTGTGTATCTTAGAATACCCGGAATTGTTTCTGTAAAATCGGGATATGCAGGTGGATCGACCAAAAATCCAACATACAAAGAAATCTGTACGGGAACCACGGGTCATGCCGAGGTCATCGAGATTGAGTTTGATCCTGAGATCATTACCTATTCTAAAATTTTAGAAATCTTTTGGGCCTCTCATGATCCCACAACTCTCAACAGACAAGGAAATGATGTAGGGACACAATACCGTTCTGTGATATTCTATTTGAATGAAAAACAAAAAGAACTAGCAGTGGAGTCCAAACGAAAACATGCCTTTATGTTTCCTGATCCGATTGTGACAGAAATTTCTCCGGCACCGGAGTTTTATCCAGCGGAAGATTACCACCAAAACTATTTTAGTTTGAATCCGCAAAATCCCTACTGCCACTATGTGATTTTTCCCAAATTGAAAAAACTTGGGTTAAATCTGTAATCGTTGTAAGGTTATTTGCCTTTAAAAGCCGTTAACATTGCTTTTTCCTGGTTGGGGAAAAAGTTCATCACAAACGAGCTTTGCGCTTTCGTGATTTTTTCCACTTGTCTTCTGTACTTGATGACAGCACCAGGGTGAGCCGTGTTACGAACCACAACTTTCACGTTGTCCTGGTTATAACGAGCCCCTTTCAGTTCTTCGATTTTTGATTTTAATAGTTCTACGGTTTTACTTTTTTTCTGATACGCATCAAAGATCTCTTTGAACTTTTCTTTTCTCGCATCATCAATTTTGCCACGAGACCTTTGTACCACTTCTTTGATCTTTTGGATTTCAGGGACAAGGGCTTCTAGTTCTCTTTCAAACTCCGCTAGTTTGGAACTACCTTCTGTAAACAAACGATCATTTCTAAAATGAAATCCAACTTCTACAACGGTGTCCATTTGTGCTGTGGATCCAAAAGAAGACACTGTGATTCCTTGGTAGGAAACTAAGTCTGATCCAATGATGGAAGAAGATTCACCTGTTAGAATGATATTTCCCAAACAAAGGATTTTACTTCCTAAAATAAAATTCTCTACAATACAATCCCCATCAATTTCAAGGTTTCCGTTTTCGATGAACTTTGTACGAAGATCACCTTTGATACGAATGACACCTTTCCCTTTGGATTTAACCCCACCTTTGACTTCTAAATCTTCACCTACGATGACATCAGAAGATTCTACGTTCCCATCCAAATAAAGAGATCCTTGGCATTTGACAACAGCACCTTCTTCGATGGTTCCTTTGACACGGATGGTTCCTTCAAAATTAATGTTTCCTGTTCCAAGTCCAATGTTACTTTCAATATTTAACTCTGGTGATACGGTGAGAGAGTTGTCCGTTGAAAATACAACTCCACTTAAGGATGCAAAATATTCTTTTAGTTGTCTTCCTGGTTTTTCCGGATCTTCGATGGTTTTTGGAAGGACGTTTTTGCCTAAAGTAAGTCTTGGTCTGTCAATGGGATTAGGGTAAATAGGATTTCCGAGTACATCTACCCCTTGTTCTCCGGCAATTCCTTCAAACAAAGTGGCTAACCTTTCTCCCTCTTTTACGTGGACGTATTTATTAATGTTTCTATAATCTGCGGATCCGTCGTCTTTCAAAACAACTCGTTGGGCCCTGGGGAAATAAAATTTGATCCAACCACTTTCCCCTTGTTTGGCGGGGTTTCCTTGTGCGACTACAAAATTAAAATCTTCTTTTACCTTAGTGGGATCTTTCAAAATTTTATCGATTTCGATGGCAGCTTTATCAACCTCTTTCATCAAAATCCGATCCCTATGAATGGACGCGTTGTCTAGTGCTTCATAAATCAATATGTTGCTCATAGAACCACCTAACAACCATATTGGTTTTGCCACCAATGTTGCTGTCAGTCGATCCTCGGAGATTTGGATTTTCAGTCCCCGTTCCGGATTGAAGTCCGGTGCATTTTTTACGTCCATTCTGTAATGATTATCGGCAGGTTTCTTAGGAGAA
Coding sequences:
- a CDS encoding sigma-70 family RNA polymerase sigma factor; translation: MKLTSHTNEEILEIVKACGAGDQKSLQTFFDIYSQDIYNFPIRVFHLSEDDASDYYIYAFERLKTGKRFKSFVGKSSFKTWFFSVLRNLLIDWQRTKREVKTQTVSKVNKDGKEYSTIEDEPDKRSEALALAVDVSDQFNSVLSTIKIENRVVFKLSFVYYLHLDPEEIRFIAEKTNRSDEEIRIEVLRLREELSSREEENLKMEDKITSLYLNILDLKEQKKSKAQGDSVEALYYKERLDHALAKKYEQRKKLIEKKQKGHFLVRTPYREIARILGISEGGVSVTLLRVLEKMQKKMHSMAGEA
- a CDS encoding AMP-dependent synthetase/ligase, coding for MRTMIDFYLDLPAKFGHKNAFATRTGAGVYQFKTYNNLLSDAKDLAFGLQGSLSEREKVAIFADNAYEWIQTSIAVTLLGAVDVPRASDVTDHDILYILNHSESKVLFVENETVFKKVIRLESELEFLKEIVIIYPPKDGNKEMSSRKIKISTLLELTSKGKELRKADPSDQFFLNHTIKESDLFTMIYTSGTTGTPKGVMLTQGNILFQLKNLPLNLQKGDRILSILPVWHIFERIFEIFSLYYGACTYYSSVRTLKEDLKFVKPNFMASAPRLWESIYSGILGTLAKSSVVKQKMFQIAMFFAKRFFVSRQIITGNVLDIHPVVFWKQTIRFVYHLYRFFLVSVPHLVFDFLVLSKIRKATGGELRGSCSGGGALPYHVDEFFNTIGIPVLEGYGMTETAPVLAMRTFEEIIPGSVGRVFPKTNLRLVDLHTGEVFLDTEVGKFVFGRKGEIHVKGKQIMAGYYKNPDATNKVLVDGWLNTGDLGIFTANHNLRIVGRSKETIVLLGGENVEPVPIESKILESEWIDQCMVVGQDQKYLSVLVYPNITRFEEPLAGEFWNQKEVIQKIESEIKTKVNSQTGFKSFERVVGLVVLPKPFEVGDELTAKLSLKRHVITDKYKAEISKLYTNQSVTS
- the msrA gene encoding peptide-methionine (S)-S-oxide reductase MsrA, which codes for MTEKIILGGGCFWCTEAVYLRIPGIVSVKSGYAGGSTKNPTYKEICTGTTGHAEVIEIEFDPEIITYSKILEIFWASHDPTTLNRQGNDVGTQYRSVIFYLNEKQKELAVESKRKHAFMFPDPIVTEISPAPEFYPAEDYHQNYFSLNPQNPYCHYVIFPKLKKLGLNL
- a CDS encoding DUF342 domain-containing protein, whose product is MDVKNAPDFNPERGLKIQISEDRLTATLVAKPIWLLGGSMSNILIYEALDNASIHRDRILMKEVDKAAIEIDKILKDPTKVKEDFNFVVAQGNPAKQGESGWIKFYFPRAQRVVLKDDGSADYRNINKYVHVKEGERLATLFEGIAGEQGVDVLGNPIYPNPIDRPRLTLGKNVLPKTIEDPEKPGRQLKEYFASLSGVVFSTDNSLTVSPELNIESNIGLGTGNINFEGTIRVKGTIEEGAVVKCQGSLYLDGNVESSDVIVGEDLEVKGGVKSKGKGVIRIKGDLRTKFIENGNLEIDGDCIVENFILGSKILCLGNIILTGESSSIIGSDLVSYQGITVSSFGSTAQMDTVVEVGFHFRNDRLFTEGSSKLAEFERELEALVPEIQKIKEVVQRSRGKIDDARKEKFKEIFDAYQKKSKTVELLKSKIEELKGARYNQDNVKVVVRNTAHPGAVIKYRRQVEKITKAQSSFVMNFFPNQEKAMLTAFKGK
- a CDS encoding sigma-54 down-regulated protein, which produces MEQQVKDGLNFILGAVNTAKIEAEKAFSDINAGFQNLAAKGAQDQSEVSVNLRKYLQEGISQVETIIGKANTVVADAKAKVATVTSKA
- a CDS encoding M23 family metallopeptidase, whose product is MRSIVVVFGLLASFIFAEEPVSETKPEFVWPIQGLDLPALITSTFGESRKDHFHNGLDISSVLQPVKSMSQGFILYSRYAEDDPFEEERGSGNIVWVAHKSGYVSGYYHLGGTRNETVRTGKQISAGDTIGISGNTGHSTGGHLHFVLGKDYGKTLLDPLAYLPAVEDTMPPQIANLFIHVGENFTNLNDGDNINVSKAFPLTVSIIDGGVKNSQRRGVKDVKFLFNGEAYKQANFSSLRFEEGKWKTKEGHSFDDLFFKDRYLVGILNLKAGENTIKVQTKDFSGKESERSFSINITRISGGN
- a CDS encoding CHAT domain-containing protein; amino-acid sequence: MLSLIIDRVGNVNIFNVLEDNLPVEESHIQSTLDDDLIFEYLGEVERLVHVSQSVLSNPNQILNADILQDLKVLGETFYQQFFPLSIIEKLKNTSKHSIHFNIDPALALVPWELLHDGTSFLSDKFRIGKTIRGGLHRPTRHENRKIKMLIIADPTEDLPHAQKEGEVLFSVLSQKVPTHLLELEFIGGKQVTKLKLLSLIKDKHIIHYSGHLHFSDDSLENGWLLSDGKVLKAREIKSTGIDTDLVFSNSCMSAKYAGKKLNTNIMNQYAGAFLTAGIKTFVGTNWEILDNERTIDFTVRFYTYLFSDKTVGESLFLSKEFARRNYHANDLTWANYALYGNPDFSMFVKERRSLNSAKILNPTAVLEFYPTPIAVAYSKLSKSDKSKSSGKNNILNLVKLFEAISQVVGMMVFSDHAAHAMNKSIPNNPDDAVSIRKWWELVYGCVWDFQKLKISSILEETLPVLHEQKETIFKIVGWMESWEKDEIKEEEIESYQIILQFFLENMLLEFAELERVNILLVSENQNPHFYFKGIKPAYLYPSSPGSKDKLQEQLSKHKGNLVLVHEGRKILIPFHTYVKEKKETGDLELVFNGLTLFVSGAAKN
- the mtnA gene encoding S-methyl-5-thioribose-1-phosphate isomerase — translated: MPHPEFLPIQWKSTHLELLDQRILPGKKEFLKLTTAEETISAIREMAVRGAPAIAITGVFGLTLGAKLQSGAANPKEIETLLSSVLESRPTAVNLSFAIREAKKLVQGVSDWKEITKIWETYGLKMMEEDLAANKALGANGVSLFSKDQSEFHIITHCNTGALATAGHGTALGVIRSLRDAGKKVVVYADETRPFLQGSRLTAFEMMEEGIECYIITDGMSGWLMNHRKIDAVLVGCDRVAANGDTANKIGTYNLGIVAKEHGVPFYVCATKDSFDLNLKTGVEIPIEMRKESEVTQFDFLKSENGNYLFPEGKTSPVGARALNPSFDVTKAHLIKNFITEFGCFTPEEISLRLKSV